The following is a genomic window from Dehalococcoidales bacterium.
CAACAATGCCTATCAGAGTAGCTGCGCGGGCGCAGTTACAGTCTGGTCAAAGACATTGACAGCCAGATGGGGGCACCCCAGGGCATTGACTATCTGGGCCTACTCCTGCATCATCTTGTCGATTTCAGCCTGGACCTGGTTGAGATACGCCTGATACGTGGTCTTCTGGTAAGAAAGGATACGCTGGGACTCTTCGGTATCATACCAGTCGCACCAGCCCGGGCGCTCCTGGAAGTGCGCCTCCTCGATGGGTACTCCCAGGAGGTCGAAGTAGTCTTTAACGTATGCCTTACCCGTGGTTCGCCAGGTATTCCCTCCAGCGATGTTGAAGACATGCCCTTTGGCCTTCTCCACCTGGACCGCGGCGCACAGCGCTGTTACCACGTCGTCCCGGTGAACAAACTCGATCTTCTGGTCAACCATGAAAGGCCACACCTCGGGAGGTGACTGGAGAGAGGGCACTGAAATACCCGAGATGCGCAGTATTGAAACGTTCGGGTAGCTCTCGAAGAGGAGTCTTTCCGCGGAGATTTTGCTCTCGGCATAAATATCCAGCGCCTGCTGGGGATGGTCTACAGTCACGGGTTGCTGTGTACCCATTGTGTCACCGTAGGTGCTGACCGATGAACTGAATACAAAAGGCGCGTTGGGATTGGCATACTTCAATGCCTCCGCTACTCGTGCGGTCCCCTCCACGTTGACAGCGAAGGTAAGCTCACGACTCCGCTCACTGGCAGGTGGGAGGAGGGCTGCAAGGTGAATCACAGCACTGATATCCTGCACCGCGGTTTCCACGGAGTCGGCCCTGGTGAGGTCTCCTCTCAGAACCTCGATTCCCTTCTCACCCTCCAGGTCGGAATAGTCCATGTTGGGGAGATCGAAGACCCGTACGGTGTGACCCATACTACAGAGTTGCTGCACAACGCGCTTACCCACGCTGCCAGCGCCACCAGTGACAAGGACGGGTGCCATTATGTGATTGTTATCCCTTCCATGTTGGCCTGTTTGAAAAGCTTTTCAACATTGACTCTGAACCGCTCAAGCGTCTCGGGAAAGCCGGAAAGGTCCTGTTTCTCCGCCAGGGACTGGAGCTCTACAGCATCTTTTCGGCATGCGTTGGTGATTGGTATGGCGAGGTTGGTCTTCAGGAAGAACTTGGTTTCCAGTTCCTCTATTGCACTTATGACGCTCTGCAACACCTCTTTCCACTCCGGCTCCGCCGAGTCCAGACCTGTCAGAGTCAGCCTGCAGGCTTCAATTATGGCGTCCGCATTTTCAATGCCTTTTGGAATCATCCCTGCCACCTTTACTTATTCTGTTCGTTCTTACCGGGCTACCGTCAGTCATCGTAGTTGGTGTTCACACGCTCCAGGTCAACCTCTTCCTCTCTCAGGAAGCCATGACCATCGTGGCGATCGTACGGGAATGGCTGATGCTTGGCGAACATGGTACGAAACCGTACCCCAACCGGTCGTGGGTCGAGTGGGAAGGCGAAGTCCGCCATTCTCTTCTCCGCTGTCTCGACCAGTTCGTACTTTCTCGTGCCGAGCCCGATAATCTCACCGGTATTGATTTGCGTTTCCTCACTCAGGCCCGCCAGGAACGGGGAACAGGTCTCGAACTTGCGGTCTCCGCAACCGAGTACACCCATCTCCTCCGCCTTCGAGCCATGTATCCCGGCCGTCTCGATCGACTTGTCGACACATGCCTTGTCAATCGCCACAGGGTCAGAGCTGGCGAACACCCCAAGGTGGGGTAGAATGGGCACATCCGAGAAGTTCACACAGTCACATCCAGTCGCGAGGTCAATGGCCAGATTGATGAAGCCGACCTTGCCCGGCCCCACTGCCTTGATGGTGGCCAGACAGGCGTCTGCGATGGCGGCGTTGGTGGCCTGGTAGTGCTCCGCGGATAGTTCGACTATACCGCGACCAAGCATGGCGCCGAGGCAGGCGATGCAACTGGTGCACTTGTTCCTCTCCCATTCAACCGAGTCCTCGGTGACGTGTATCACTCCGAAGGGGCAGGAATCCTCCAGCATCTGCCAGCGTGGGTCGCCACTGCGCCCCTTGTAGCGCTCGGGATGGAATGTGGAGCAGGTGGAGAAGCTGTACCTGGGATGGCCGCCCATATGAACGTTGAACTTGCCCCTCTTGGACTGAGCACCTATCCCCAGGTTCTTGAGAGCCCCACCGATAACCCCCATAGGGTGACCCTTGAAATGCGTGAGGGCAATGAGCACATCGGCGGCGGCGATGGCCGTGGCGATGTATGCCTCCTTGAGAATATAACCCTCCGGAAGGTCCACTCGATAGTCGTCGGTCCCTATGAAGCCATCAGCGCAGACGAACGGACAGCCCAGAGTCGCCGAATTGTACCCGTTTCGCTCTGCTGTGGCCATGAAGTCCAACTCGGTGCATCGGCTCGGGGACGCATTATACGGTAGGGTGGTAGTGTCACATACGAAGGGCCTGCCGCCGGCGGCCTTGACCCTGTCGACCAGGGTGCGGGCGTAGACCGGGCGCAGGTAGGCGGTGTTGTTCCACTCGCCACAATGGAGCTTGATAGCGACCACATCCCCCGGTTTAATGAGGCTATCAAAGCCTGCGGCCTCGAACACAGTGGACATCTTAGCCACCATGCTTGTCTGGGGTGAACTACCCCGTGCATCCATGTAGTAGACTTTAGCTGCCATTTCTAACCATCCTTCTCCAGATTCTAAGTCTCGCCTGGCGCAACTGTCCCGAAGTATGTCTACCTCTTTGAGGGGCATAATACAGTACCACGTTCCTGGTCTCCGCGCGCAGGTAAGCAACCAGCAATCAACGAATATCTGACTGCTACCTGTCGAACCACGGGAAACGTCATACAACTGCCATGCTAGCACGCAGAGCAACGTCCGTCAATCAGCCGGTGGTATGATGTATTTAACCACAACCCACCGCCGGGCTGTGAGATTCTCAGATAGACCTCACCGTCGGCTCCAGGCTGTTGCCGTGTGTGGGTTGTCGGTTCATCGATATCACCTCCCAATACGATTATGGCGTGAAGTTGTTGGTTCGTACGCCTGGCGCAGGGGCGTCTGGGGGAGGTGGGGTGCGGTGGGGGTCAGTAGTGTCAGGATAGGCAATCCAATCTTATCTTGGGTAAAAGTCTTGACTTCTATTAACAGGGACAGATATATTGATTGAGCATTGGAGTGAAGAATACAACCAAGTACGGCATAATAGCCCGTTAAGCTACCGGTCACCTGCCCCTGTTGCGGATTCCGGTGAAATCGGCCACGTGTCCGCTCCAAACCGGCCGCTTGTCCGGGCCAAAACGGCCACCCCAGAAATGGCTTGGGGAGTGGCACTGGGT
Proteins encoded in this region:
- a CDS encoding NAD(P)-dependent oxidoreductase is translated as MAPVLVTGGAGSVGKRVVQQLCSMGHTVRVFDLPNMDYSDLEGEKGIEVLRGDLTRADSVETAVQDISAVIHLAALLPPASERSRELTFAVNVEGTARVAEALKYANPNAPFVFSSSVSTYGDTMGTQQPVTVDHPQQALDIYAESKISAERLLFESYPNVSILRISGISVPSLQSPPEVWPFMVDQKIEFVHRDDVVTALCAAVQVEKAKGHVFNIAGGNTWRTTGKAYVKDYFDLLGVPIEEAHFQERPGWCDWYDTEESQRILSYQKTTYQAYLNQVQAEIDKMMQE
- a CDS encoding DUF362 domain-containing protein, with translation MAAKVYYMDARGSSPQTSMVAKMSTVFEAAGFDSLIKPGDVVAIKLHCGEWNNTAYLRPVYARTLVDRVKAAGGRPFVCDTTTLPYNASPSRCTELDFMATAERNGYNSATLGCPFVCADGFIGTDDYRVDLPEGYILKEAYIATAIAAADVLIALTHFKGHPMGVIGGALKNLGIGAQSKRGKFNVHMGGHPRYSFSTCSTFHPERYKGRSGDPRWQMLEDSCPFGVIHVTEDSVEWERNKCTSCIACLGAMLGRGIVELSAEHYQATNAAIADACLATIKAVGPGKVGFINLAIDLATGCDCVNFSDVPILPHLGVFASSDPVAIDKACVDKSIETAGIHGSKAEEMGVLGCGDRKFETCSPFLAGLSEETQINTGEIIGLGTRKYELVETAEKRMADFAFPLDPRPVGVRFRTMFAKHQPFPYDRHDGHGFLREEEVDLERVNTNYDD